One region of Solanum pennellii chromosome 6, SPENNV200 genomic DNA includes:
- the LOC107021998 gene encoding UDP-xylose transporter 1-like — translation MKFVDKSLPEKINLSIIEKSNSATTLTSWHLMLTYVTLHVALKLNLFENKPIDMKTVVLFGILNGISIGFLNLSLGFNSIGFYQMTKLAIIPFTVLLETIFSKKQFSRNVKLSLLILLLGVGIASITDLQLSFVGTILSLLAILTTCVGQILTNTIQKRLNISSTQLLYQSAPLQAGILIVTGPLVDQFLTKKNVFAHIYSYVVLSFILLSCLIAVSVNFSTFLVIGKTSPVTYQVLGHLKTCLVLGFGYTLLHDPFTLRNIVGILLAIVGMGLYSYFCRPETKKKHHGDHSSISQVKENDTSTPLLGGKDGHQDKEDHESKKLSKDSLV, via the exons ATGAAGTTTGTCGATAAGAGTCTCCCTGAGAAGATAAATTTGAGTATTATTGAAAAGAGCAACTCAG CAACAACATTAACAAGCTGGCATCTGATGTTGACATATGTTACACTTCATGTGGCACTGAAATTGAATTTGTTTGAGAACAAACCCATTGATATGAAGACTGTGGTTCTCTTTGGTATCTTAAATGGCATTTCCATTGGTTTTCTCAATCTCAGCCTTGGTTTTAATTCTATTGGCTTTTACCAG ATGACAAAGTTAGCAATTATACCTTTCACTGTACTTTTAGAAACTATATTCTCAAAAAAACAATTCAG TCGAAATGTGAAATTGTCTCTATTAATTCTGCTGCTCGGAGTGGGTATCGCTTCCATTACCGATCTTCAGCTCAGTTTTGTTGGCACAATCCTCTCTCTACTAGCCATTCTTACAACTTGTGTTGGACAAATT CTCACAAATACAATTCAAAAGAGGCTCAACATTTCATCTACACAATTATTGTACCAATCAGCCCCTTTACAAGCAGGTATTCTAATTGTGACAGGCCCTTTGGTGGATCAATTCCTTACCAAAAAGAATGTTTTTGCGCACATTTACTCCTATGTTGTATTGA GCTTCATATTGTTGTCGTGCTTGATTGCTGTGTCAGTGAATTTCAGCACATTTTTAGTGATTGGGAAGACATCACCAGTGACATACCAAGTGTTAGGTCACTTAAAAACATGCCTTGTTCTAGGATTTGGCTATACATTGCTGCATGATCCCTTCACATTAAGAAACATTGTTGGTATACTTCTTGCCATTGTTGGCATGGGATTGTATTCGTATTTTTGTAGACctgaaacaaaaaagaaacaccATGGAGATCATTCTTCCATTTCTCAA GTTAAAGAGAACGATACTAGTACCCCACTTCTGGGTGGGAAGGATGGTCATCAAGATAAGGAAGATCATGAATCTAAGAAGTTATCCAAGGACTCACTTGTTTAA